The window CCCCCCCCACCCCCCTCCCCCTCGGCCCTCCGGCGCAGGCGGTGCCGCCCATCGCCGAACTCGCAGGGCGCATCAATCTACTGCTGTTGGGGTCGGATCAGCGCCCCGGTCACTGGGACTTCCGCACCGACACTATTGTCTTCGTCTCCTTCGACCCGCAAACTGGCGAGACCCTCTTGGCCTCCTTCCCCCGTGACCTCTATGTCCGCATTCCAGGCTACGGCGTCAACCGCATCAACACGGCCATGGAATTCGGCGGGTTCCCCGCCCTGGCCGAGACGCTGGCCTTCAACTTCGGCCTGCGCCCGCAGCACTATATCCTGGTCAACTTTCACGGCTTTAAGGCGCTGATAGAAACTTTAGGAGGGATTGACGTCTATGTACCCCGCCGCCTGTGCGACCATTTGCGCTGCGTGGGGCCCGGATGGGTGCACATGGACGCCGATGTGGCCCTCTGGTACGCCCGCTCGCGGGAGACGACCAGCGATTTCGACCGCGCCCGCCGGCAGCAGGAGGTGTTGCGGGCCATCGCCAGCCGTCTGCTCCGCTTAGATGCCCTCCACCGGGCGCCGGAGTTGTACGCCCTTTTCCGTGGGATGGTAGTCACCGACCTAGGGGTGGACGATGTGGTGCGCATCGTGGCCCAGGCCGGCCGGTTTTCCCCCGACAGGACGCACGGGGTGGTCTTCGCCCCGCCGCAGTTCGGCGTCCCCTGGATCACCCCCCAGGGGGCCTATGTGGTGCTGCCCAACATCGGGGCCATTCAGGCCCAAATCCGCACTATGTTACGCTAAACACGCCCATCGCAAGAAGTGGAGCGGTAACGTCGCTCCACTGCTTGCCTACAGGGCTTCGATCTCGGCCTTCAGCCGCTCCAGTTCGTCCTGGCTTTCCTCCAGGGCCGTCAACAGCCGCTGGGTACGCTCGTGTTCGGCGCGCACGAAGCGGGTGTAGGGCGCCATGGCCTCGCGCAGCGCCTCCAGGCTGCGCTGCATCTCGTGCTCGAATTGCTCTCGCAGGGTGCGGGAGAGGGTCTCGCGCAGGTGGGCGACCTTGCGGTGCATCTCGGCCACGGCCTGCCTCCGCCGCGCCGGGATGATGAACAGCCCCAACGCGGCCATCACCCCCGCCAGGGCGATGCCTGTCACATCGGCGGTCACCGTGGTCGCCAGGGTGGTCACCAACGCGCCCAGCCCCACCGCGCCGACCTGAATGGCGGCCGCCGCCGCTACCGCTGCCTGGGTATCCTCGGCCAGTTTGCGTGCCTCCTGGTCGCGGTCGTACCGCGCCACGATCTGCCGCGCCCGCTGCGCCACGCTCTCCATGAGCCGCTCCCGGTCGTAGCGAAAGGTCTCCCGCAGTTCGCCGCCCAGCATCTGCCCGCGGTACTTCTCCCGGTGGGCCTTGAGGTGCTCGTCTACCGCCTGCCACTGCCGCAGTTGCGCCTCCACCAGCCAGTCAATGACGCCGTTTACCCGCCCTTCGATCTGCTCCGGCAGGTCGCTGATGACCACCTCGCGGAACTCCCGTTGGATACGCTCCTTGCGCACGAGGTCCATCACTCGGCCCAGGCGGATGGTCTCCTCGAAGTAATCCCGCGCGCGTTGCTCCAGGTCGAGCAACAGGTTGTCGATCTCGGCCATGCGCAGGTCGAAGCCGCGGGCCATGTCTTCCTGATACACCTGCAACTGGCGCTCCACCCCCTCGATGACTCGCAGGTCGTCGGCCAGCACCTCGGCCTGGCGACGCAACTGGGCCAGATTATCCTGAGCCAGACGCAGCCCCACCCCCAGCGGGTTGAGCAACTTCAGTCGCACCCGCTCGCGCTGGTCCAAGGTCTCCTGCAAGTAGGCCTCCAGGGCCGCAAAGCGGCTGGCTTCCCAGGCCGCCTGATCCCCCTCGCGATTCCCTTTGAGGGCCTGCCTGGCGCTCAGGGGGAAGATTTCCGGGCGGAAGCCCAGCATGGCCTGGGCGTTTTCGCGGATGAAATGCAGCACCTCCTTCAGGGCCGCCTCGCCTTCCAGCAGGTCCACTTTGTTGAGCACCACCACGATCTTCTTGCCCCAGGCACGAATTTGCTCCATGAAGGCCCGCTCGCTCTCGCTGAAGGGGCGGTCCGCCGAGGTGACGAAGAGCACCAGATCGGCCCGCGGCACGAAGCGGTTAGTGAGCATTTCGTGTTCGCGAATGATGGCGTTGGTGCCCGGCGTGTCCACGATGCTCAGTTCCTGCAACAGGGCCACCGGCGCGGTGATCTCCAGCAGATGCTCGCCCAAGGGCCGCGTTTCCCGCGCCTCGCCGTAGCGCAGCACCTGCACCTGGGTCGTGGTGGGCGTGACGCCTTCCTTGAGCACCGTTTTGCCCAGCAGCGCGTTGATCAGCGCGCTTTTGCCCGCGTTGAACTCCCCCACCACCACCAGCAGGAAGAAATCGTCCAACTGCAGCAGGGAATCCTCCAGGGCCTGCCGCTCCGCTTTGGGCAGCCCCAGTTCCAGCAACGCTTCCCGTAAGGCAGCCAGCGCCTGCCGTTCACGCTGGAGCAGGCGTTCCTCGGCCTTGCGCAAGAACTTCATCGTCATACGACCTGCACCTCCATGGTATCCTTGTCCCATCTTACCATCATTCCGCAGTGTAGACAACAACGAGGAAGCGGCACACCACCCTTGGGCTTAGCCTACTGCTCTGGGGCGTGGTGCTGATCCTGGGTGTTGTCCTGGGTTGCCGGACCCCCAGGACTGGGCTGACCCCCACGGGCACAGCCACCACCTCTGGCTCCTCCCCCACCCCGACGGCGACGGCATCGGTGATCTCAACGGCATAACCCAGCGGCTGGACTATCTGCAGCGCCTGGGCGTGGAGGTGCTCTAGCACATGCCCATCTACCCCTTGCCCTCGGTGCACGGCTACGATGTGACTGACTTTCGCGCCGTGAACCCCGACTACGGCACCTTAGAGGACCTGCAGCGCCTGGTGCAGGCCACCCACGAGCGCGGGATGCGGGTCATCCTCGACTTCGTCCCCTCCCACTTCTCGCGGGAGCACCTCTTCTTCCGGGATGCTTACGGCAACCCGGCCTCGCCCTACAGCGACTGGTTCGTCTGGACCAACGACGCCCGCACCACCTACGCCACCTTTGGCGGCTCTCCGGCCATGCCCCGCTTCAACCACTACAACCTCGCCGTGGTGGATTATCTCGTCCAGTCGGCCCTCTTCTGGCTGAACCTGGACGGCGACATCACCAACGGGGTGGACGGCTTTCGCGTGGACAATGTGACCTTCTCGCCGCCGGCCTTCCTGCAGGCGCTGTACGCCGCGGTCAAACAGGCCAATCCCCAGGAGCAACGCCGGCTTCACCCCCTCCCCCGACGACACGCCGACCCTCACCTGCCCTCGCCGGGGTCCTCTGGCTCACCCCGACGCCATAACCCGCGCATCCCCCCTTCCGCCGACACCTCACGCCTCACGACCT of the Anaerolineae bacterium genome contains:
- a CDS encoding GTP-binding protein yields the protein MTMKFLRKAEERLLQRERQALAALREALLELGLPKAERQALEDSLLQLDDFFLLVVVGEFNAGKSALINALLGKTVLKEGVTPTTTQVQVLRYGEARETRPLGEHLLEITAPVALLQELSIVDTPGTNAIIREHEMLTNRFVPRADLVLFVTSADRPFSESERAFMEQIRAWGKKIVVVLNKVDLLEGEAALKEVLHFIRENAQAMLGFRPEIFPLSARQALKGNREGDQAAWEASRFAALEAYLQETLDQRERVRLKLLNPLGVGLRLAQDNLAQLRRQAEVLADDLRVIEGVERQLQVYQEDMARGFDLRMAEIDNLLLDLEQRARDYFEETIRLGRVMDLVRKERIQREFREVVISDLPEQIEGRVNGVIDWLVEAQLRQWQAVDEHLKAHREKYRGQMLGGELRETFRYDRERLMESVAQRARQIVARYDRDQEARKLAEDTQAAVAAAAAIQVGAVGLGALVTTLATTVTADVTGIALAGVMAALGLFIIPARRRQAVAEMHRKVAHLRETLSRTLREQFEHEMQRSLEALREAMAPYTRFVRAEHERTQRLLTALEESQDELERLKAEIEAL
- a CDS encoding LCP family protein, which codes for PPTPLPLGPPAQAVPPIAELAGRINLLLLGSDQRPGHWDFRTDTIVFVSFDPQTGETLLASFPRDLYVRIPGYGVNRINTAMEFGGFPALAETLAFNFGLRPQHYILVNFHGFKALIETLGGIDVYVPRRLCDHLRCVGPGWVHMDADVALWYARSRETTSDFDRARRQQEVLRAIASRLLRLDALHRAPELYALFRGMVVTDLGVDDVVRIVAQAGRFSPDRTHGVVFAPPQFGVPWITPQGAYVVLPNIGAIQAQIRTMLR